One genomic window of Desulfitobacterium chlororespirans DSM 11544 includes the following:
- a CDS encoding TetR/AcrR family transcriptional regulator, with the protein MKLREKQKAEVKSALIRAGEELFGNKGFTETTVEEITAAAGVARGTFYNYFQTKEDLALEIFYETEGLTTEQVDDFFATTLGTENQIQTIITIAVEWTLRKPELFLVILIEKMKRGSTPEHANGTLFRRLITEAFERGQMAGAVTRERPAQELAHDIDGLYVVHMVRWYHYGKQGDLLSILLAAVNTYLSGAIVKQKISY; encoded by the coding sequence AGGGAAAAACAAAAAGCCGAAGTTAAATCCGCCCTTATACGGGCCGGTGAAGAGCTTTTCGGAAACAAGGGGTTTACGGAAACAACAGTCGAAGAGATCACTGCCGCAGCCGGTGTGGCCAGAGGAACCTTCTATAATTATTTTCAGACGAAAGAAGATTTGGCGCTGGAGATATTTTACGAAACAGAAGGATTGACAACAGAGCAAGTTGACGATTTTTTTGCCACGACTTTAGGGACAGAGAATCAAATTCAGACTATCATAACGATTGCCGTCGAGTGGACGCTGAGAAAACCTGAGCTTTTTCTGGTTATTTTAATTGAAAAAATGAAGCGCGGGTCAACGCCTGAACATGCCAACGGGACTCTCTTCAGAAGGCTGATCACGGAGGCTTTTGAACGTGGCCAGATGGCTGGCGCGGTAACCAGGGAGCGACCGGCACAAGAGCTTGCCCATGATATCGATGGATTATATGTGGTTCACATGGTGAGATGGTACCATTATGGCAAGCAGGGCGATCTCTTATCCATTCTTCTAGCCGCTGTTAACACCTACTTATCGGGTGCGATAGTAAAACAGAAGATATCCTATTGA
- a CDS encoding PEP-utilizing enzyme, which yields MPLWEAKGFWMRDNIHWPRPVHPLFVSYGLTPVEIGSVHAFEEFSIPSLKYEYLVLHGYVFQRIVSIGGDPPPVMERFPFLFHLWRINPLLRSRVLGFEKFLKEKGFENHVRAWQDIWEPEAQERLKPIRNFERAKAGLEELANQLEGCYDYLCWAWNPHNKVVMVGMYIRERWMEVCKRLFNLTEFEAYELVQMNDPAVFNTMNRLLTLARRAAADPAIKDNLSLPNEKALEQLANTWFGEELEGFIEAEGDRPADGFEFGPTWREMPEVVVGIIKSLMGSDYLTTEDSDFQAYRLGRVNELRSTLAGREREEFDTWLELAEQVQPLSEIHDYLLMTVPLCHTRYAALEAGKRLVQKGILDGSEDTLFLYRGELLSALRENSLHPDLKGLVAKRKAEHSQNYSLMPPQTIGKAPMVPPLHVFPPITAEGMKIFLKQYSLIEVQKEVPLELSAEGELFGTPGSPGVAEGPVRIIHTAEEFHLVQEGEVLVCPLTTPTWTVLFPYVAGLITDSGGALSHAAIVSREYRLPSVVGTINGTKLLHNGQRVRVDGAAGVIQVLD from the coding sequence ATGCCCCTTTGGGAAGCTAAGGGATTCTGGATGCGGGATAATATTCATTGGCCGAGACCGGTACACCCGCTTTTTGTTTCTTATGGGCTTACTCCAGTGGAGATTGGCTCAGTTCACGCTTTTGAGGAATTTTCCATCCCATCCCTTAAATATGAATATCTTGTTCTCCATGGCTATGTCTTTCAGCGTATTGTATCCATCGGAGGAGATCCTCCGCCTGTTATGGAGCGATTTCCTTTTCTCTTTCATTTGTGGCGGATTAATCCGCTGCTTCGCAGCCGGGTCTTGGGTTTTGAAAAGTTTCTCAAGGAAAAAGGGTTTGAGAATCACGTTCGTGCCTGGCAGGACATATGGGAACCAGAAGCTCAGGAGCGTCTCAAGCCGATTCGGAACTTTGAGCGTGCCAAGGCCGGCCTGGAAGAGCTGGCCAACCAGCTTGAGGGATGCTATGACTATTTATGCTGGGCGTGGAATCCACATAATAAAGTCGTTATGGTCGGTATGTATATCCGTGAACGCTGGATGGAAGTGTGTAAAAGATTATTCAATCTGACGGAATTTGAAGCCTACGAATTAGTTCAGATGAACGATCCTGCAGTCTTTAATACAATGAATCGCCTCTTGACCTTGGCACGCCGTGCTGCTGCAGACCCCGCGATTAAGGATAACTTGTCTCTGCCAAATGAAAAAGCGCTTGAGCAGCTGGCCAATACGTGGTTTGGGGAAGAACTCGAGGGATTCATAGAAGCGGAAGGGGATCGGCCTGCCGACGGCTTTGAATTTGGACCCACTTGGCGGGAAATGCCGGAGGTGGTGGTGGGGATTATCAAGTCCTTAATGGGCTCAGATTACCTAACCACTGAAGACTCTGATTTCCAGGCATACCGGCTGGGGCGGGTCAATGAACTCCGCAGCACTTTAGCCGGACGAGAGAGGGAGGAGTTCGACACCTGGCTTGAATTAGCGGAGCAAGTTCAACCGCTGAGTGAAATCCATGATTATTTATTGATGACTGTTCCCCTTTGTCATACCCGTTATGCTGCTCTTGAGGCTGGCAAAAGATTGGTTCAGAAAGGTATTCTGGATGGCTCTGAGGACACTTTATTTCTATACCGTGGGGAATTACTCTCGGCGCTAAGAGAAAATAGCCTCCATCCTGATTTAAAGGGATTGGTGGCCAAGCGGAAAGCTGAGCATAGCCAAAATTATTCCTTAATGCCACCCCAAACCATTGGCAAAGCGCCCATGGTCCCCCCTTTGCATGTATTTCCACCTATTACGGCGGAGGGGATGAAGATTTTTCTGAAACAATATTCCCTCATTGAGGTACAAAAAGAAGTGCCGCTGGAACTGTCCGCCGAGGGGGAGTTATTTGGCACCCCAGGTTCTCCGGGTGTTGCCGAAGGACCGGTGCGGATTATCCATACGGCTGAAGAGTTCCACTTGGTTCAAGAAGGTGAGGTTTTAGTCTGCCCGCTTACCACGCCGACGTGGACGGTATTATTTCCCTATGTGGCAGGGTTAATTACTGACTCTGGAGGCGCATTGTCCCATGCGGCCATCGTTTCCCGGGAATACAGACTCCCTTCCGTGGTGGGAACGATTAACGGAACGAAACTGTTGCATAATGGACAACGGGTTCGTGTGGACGGAGCGGCAGGAGTGATTCAGGTCCTGGATTAA
- a CDS encoding PEP/pyruvate-binding domain-containing protein: MRYVRLLQELKKEDLSLAGGKGANLGELVWAGMKVPQGFVLTVEGYRRCVKNICLRQINITDLRTLQEATSKIRVVIENTDLPNEVAQEVLEAYRGMGSPEVAVRSSATAEDLPGASFAGQQETYLNIQGESEVLKAIKKCWASLWTPRAVQYRSLKGFGESEVALAVIIQEMAPHEVSGVVFTVNPLSNNPGELLINAAYGVGEALVQGEIVPDQWLARRPDGAVLQFTPAPKRGQSSLPFMRRQYPARGCLTSQQVRELVRLCLRIEEHFNGVPQDIEWSYGLGEFHLLQSRPVTTLKVN; this comes from the coding sequence ATGAGATATGTGCGGCTGCTTCAAGAATTAAAAAAAGAAGACCTATCCTTAGCCGGCGGCAAAGGAGCTAACCTGGGTGAACTAGTGTGGGCTGGGATGAAAGTACCCCAGGGTTTTGTCTTGACTGTTGAGGGATACCGTCGTTGTGTCAAAAATATCTGCTTACGGCAAATTAACATCACTGACTTACGCACGTTACAAGAGGCAACATCTAAAATTCGGGTAGTAATAGAGAACACTGACTTACCCAATGAGGTCGCGCAAGAAGTTCTGGAAGCTTATCGTGGGATGGGGAGTCCCGAGGTCGCTGTCCGTTCCTCTGCTACAGCTGAAGATCTTCCTGGTGCAAGCTTTGCAGGGCAACAAGAAACTTATCTTAACATCCAGGGGGAAAGTGAAGTTCTTAAGGCGATAAAGAAGTGCTGGGCTTCACTTTGGACTCCCCGGGCGGTGCAGTATCGTTCACTAAAAGGATTTGGAGAGAGTGAAGTTGCTCTGGCGGTGATCATTCAGGAAATGGCGCCACATGAAGTTTCGGGAGTGGTCTTTACAGTTAATCCTCTTTCGAATAATCCCGGTGAGCTGCTTATTAATGCCGCCTACGGCGTTGGTGAGGCGTTGGTTCAGGGAGAAATCGTTCCTGATCAATGGCTGGCCAGACGTCCTGACGGTGCGGTTCTTCAATTTACTCCTGCTCCCAAAAGGGGACAATCTTCTTTGCCCTTCATGCGTAGGCAATATCCTGCCCGAGGGTGCTTAACTTCCCAACAGGTTCGGGAGTTGGTTCGTCTATGCCTTCGCATAGAGGAGCATTTCAATGGAGTGCCTCAAGACATCGAGTGGAGCTATGGCTTAGGAGAATTTCACCTGCTGCAAAGCCGGCCGGTTACTACACTTAAGGTCAATTGA
- a CDS encoding DUF2975 domain-containing protein has product MKGTTLFLKIAVLLIGIPVLALCIFWLPSLADYLPNLVLIGVYAAAVVFLFALYQALKLLSYIDKNKAFSELSVSALKKIKNCAITISIIYAAILPLLIPLAEADDAPGLAAFPCIIIFGASVIAVFAAVLQRLLKEAIDIKSENDLTV; this is encoded by the coding sequence ATGAAAGGAACAACACTTTTTTTAAAGATAGCTGTGCTCCTTATTGGAATTCCGGTTCTGGCTCTGTGTATATTCTGGTTGCCTTCACTTGCAGATTATTTGCCTAATCTTGTTTTAATCGGTGTGTATGCGGCAGCGGTAGTGTTCCTCTTTGCTCTGTATCAGGCTTTAAAACTTTTAAGCTATATTGATAAGAACAAAGCGTTCTCGGAATTATCCGTATCCGCTTTAAAAAAAATAAAGAACTGTGCCATCACCATCAGTATTATCTATGCTGCAATCCTACCTCTCCTAATACCCCTGGCTGAAGCAGACGACGCCCCGGGCCTGGCAGCATTCCCCTGCATCATTATTTTCGGCGCTTCTGTGATTGCAGTCTTTGCTGCCGTTCTGCAAAGGCTTTTAAAAGAAGCTATAGACATAAAATCTGAAAATGATTTAACTGTCTGA
- a CDS encoding helix-turn-helix domain-containing protein, which yields MAIVINIDVMLAKRKMSVTELTEKVGITMANLSILKNGKAKAIRFSTLEAICKALECQPGDILEYRKDS from the coding sequence ATGGCGATTGTAATCAATATTGATGTCATGTTGGCGAAAAGAAAAATGAGTGTAACAGAGCTTACAGAGAAGGTTGGTATAACCATGGCGAATCTTTCTATATTGAAAAATGGCAAAGCAAAGGCGATAAGGTTTTCAACGTTGGAAGCAATATGTAAAGCCTTAGAATGTCAACCGGGTGATATTCTGGAATATAGAAAGGATAGTTAA
- a CDS encoding FAD-binding protein, with product MYDVLIIGAGPAGSTLARLIGDKYKVLLIDKRDLANENPHNLARKCCGGLLAPDAQKMIAKLGLGIPKDILVNPQLFAVRTIDLTNNLERLYQRFYLNMDREKFDRWLVSIIPKKVDKKFNAVFKDFVEIPGGYEIRYIHNGQEISAKTRVIIGADGAFSKLRRFLNQDINSPEKYIAIQEWYECPHHVPYFTAIFDEEISDFYSWIIPKENYLLLGSALKPKEKAREKYELLKIKLTQRGFNFDNKIRTEGAYLYRPKKVSQFYAGRDSIALVGEAAGGISPSSAEGISYALKSSAYLAQSLEEGIDGFLDRYKLKVKGIKLNLMLKNLKSPAMYNPLLRQLAMKSGLQSIDRTE from the coding sequence ATGTATGATGTTCTTATAATAGGGGCCGGTCCGGCAGGATCTACCCTTGCGCGATTAATAGGTGACAAATATAAGGTTTTATTAATAGATAAACGGGACCTGGCCAATGAGAATCCCCACAATCTTGCCAGAAAATGCTGCGGAGGATTATTAGCCCCTGATGCACAGAAAATGATTGCAAAGCTGGGCTTAGGAATACCTAAAGATATTCTGGTTAATCCGCAGCTTTTTGCTGTAAGAACCATTGATTTAACAAATAACCTGGAGAGACTCTATCAGAGATTCTATCTGAATATGGATAGGGAGAAATTTGATAGATGGTTGGTTTCTATAATTCCGAAAAAAGTTGATAAAAAGTTTAATGCGGTTTTTAAGGACTTTGTTGAAATACCGGGCGGATATGAAATTAGGTATATTCATAATGGACAAGAAATATCGGCAAAGACAAGAGTTATTATTGGTGCTGATGGGGCCTTTTCAAAGTTAAGAAGGTTTCTTAATCAAGATATTAATAGTCCTGAAAAGTACATTGCAATTCAGGAATGGTATGAATGTCCCCATCATGTCCCCTATTTTACAGCAATCTTTGATGAAGAAATAAGTGATTTTTACTCTTGGATCATACCAAAGGAGAATTATCTGTTATTAGGTTCGGCCCTTAAACCTAAGGAGAAGGCCAGGGAAAAGTATGAACTGTTAAAAATAAAACTAACCCAGCGGGGCTTTAATTTTGATAACAAAATAAGGACAGAGGGCGCATATCTCTATAGACCGAAAAAGGTATCACAGTTTTATGCAGGCAGGGATAGCATAGCCCTGGTGGGTGAAGCGGCAGGTGGGATTAGCCCCAGCTCTGCAGAAGGAATCAGCTACGCATTAAAGAGCTCTGCATATTTAGCCCAAAGTCTTGAAGAGGGAATCGATGGATTTCTGGATAGATATAAACTTAAGGTAAAGGGTATCAAATTAAATCTGATGCTTAAAAATCTAAAATCCCCGGCTATGTATAATCCATTGCTCAGACAGTTGGCTATGAAATCAGGTCTGCAAAGTATTGATAGAACAGAGTAA
- a CDS encoding YibE/F family protein, with translation MDRREVRKGRFLQKKSKLELLIYIVTIIFSVLFLFIGNSVATKGLTVFNGDDFGETVVKAKIEAITDRISDDYSLAGDTTMVKNVQVTFEATLLDGEEKGERVTGAQIIDGMLNIGTPEVEQGDKVLLVTYEGQPEMEWQFMEFVRTDKLLIFGLLFILALLVFGGIKGLNTILSLVFTCAAIFMVFIPAILSGKNIYVSAIVICLYTIVATYLIINGFNKKTLTAILGCFGGILVSGILTIIINRVLELTGYVDEESIYLTYISTGTPIDLRAIIFAAILIGALGAIMDVSMSISSSLWEVKEKSGASSFNTLFRSGMNIGRDVMGTMANTLILAYIGSSLSIVLLLSAYSTSLIYLLNREMIVVEILQALVGSFGILFAMPLTSFICAIIYKENSEQIYDGPSVKIEQDL, from the coding sequence ATGGATAGAAGAGAAGTACGAAAAGGGAGATTCTTACAAAAGAAAAGCAAATTAGAGCTGCTGATTTACATAGTGACGATTATCTTTTCTGTATTATTTCTTTTTATAGGGAATAGTGTTGCGACTAAAGGATTAACCGTTTTCAACGGTGACGATTTCGGTGAGACGGTTGTCAAGGCAAAGATTGAAGCGATTACGGACAGAATCTCAGACGATTACAGCCTTGCTGGTGATACCACCATGGTTAAAAATGTTCAGGTGACCTTTGAAGCAACCCTGCTCGATGGCGAAGAAAAAGGGGAAAGGGTAACGGGAGCTCAGATCATCGACGGCATGCTTAATATAGGCACACCGGAAGTTGAGCAGGGCGACAAGGTTTTGCTTGTCACTTATGAAGGTCAGCCGGAAATGGAATGGCAGTTTATGGAGTTTGTCAGAACGGATAAACTTCTCATTTTTGGCCTCCTTTTTATCCTCGCTTTGTTAGTGTTCGGCGGTATCAAAGGGCTGAACACCATACTTTCCCTTGTTTTTACCTGTGCCGCCATTTTTATGGTGTTCATTCCAGCCATTCTTTCCGGGAAGAATATTTATGTATCAGCCATAGTGATCTGCTTGTATACGATTGTTGCCACCTATCTGATTATCAATGGATTTAACAAAAAAACCCTCACAGCCATTCTGGGCTGCTTTGGCGGAATCCTTGTATCCGGAATATTAACCATTATTATCAATAGGGTTCTTGAGTTGACAGGATATGTAGATGAAGAATCCATTTATTTGACCTATATATCGACCGGGACGCCCATAGATTTAAGAGCCATTATTTTTGCGGCAATCCTTATCGGTGCTTTAGGTGCAATAATGGACGTTTCAATGTCAATATCATCATCTCTTTGGGAAGTGAAAGAAAAGTCAGGAGCTTCTTCTTTCAATACTTTATTTAGATCGGGAATGAATATCGGACGAGACGTCATGGGAACGATGGCCAATACGCTTATTCTTGCTTACATAGGAAGTTCTCTTTCCATAGTATTGCTGCTAAGCGCGTACAGTACATCTTTAATATATCTCCTGAACCGGGAAATGATTGTTGTAGAAATTCTGCAGGCGCTGGTAGGCAGCTTTGGGATATTGTTTGCGATGCCCCTCACTTCTTTTATCTGTGCAATAATATATAAAGAAAACAGTGAACAGATTTATGATGGACCAAGTGTTAAAATCGAACAGGATTTATGA
- the nrfH gene encoding cytochrome c nitrite reductase small subunit, with product MNSGMEQEKTGVPSGKTKRIPKLSLIVGLFVGLFLIAIIGVQGVHAVTSDSSYCVSCHVMEPVYGTWSHSSHREIAGCNDCHTDQTNYVTKSYTKITAGVQHLYHNTFSDLPDSIRIKDGSTELVQNNCLRCHQDVVRNVNMDSSRRCFDCHRYTPHSNYR from the coding sequence ATGAATAGCGGAATGGAACAAGAAAAAACCGGTGTCCCAAGCGGAAAAACCAAAAGAATACCCAAACTATCTCTAATCGTAGGTCTTTTTGTAGGATTGTTCTTAATAGCTATTATTGGAGTTCAAGGAGTGCACGCCGTCACAAGTGATTCGAGTTATTGTGTCTCTTGTCATGTTATGGAACCTGTTTATGGGACTTGGAGCCATTCATCCCACCGGGAAATAGCGGGTTGTAACGATTGTCATACGGATCAAACCAATTATGTAACCAAGAGCTATACCAAGATTACGGCGGGGGTTCAACACCTTTACCACAATACCTTCAGTGATCTGCCCGACAGTATTCGCATTAAAGATGGGAGTACGGAGCTGGTGCAGAACAACTGTTTAAGATGCCATCAGGACGTGGTAAGGAATGTCAATATGGATTCCAGCCGACGATGCTTCGATTGTCACCGCTATACTCCTCATAGTAACTATCGATAG
- a CDS encoding ammonia-forming cytochrome c nitrite reductase subunit c552 translates to MRKGKLLIGLLAVMIISIVAVGCSSKTSQPVAFRAEIAPGTLSVDEYAKYYPKQYDTFMKTAEMSNEGSKYGGSEEFDKLTQWPFLKEIFAGYGFAIEYNEDRGHNYTIEDVTKIKRINEKSIASCWTCKSANVAGVVEEMGDAYYGANFHDLKGKMTEGITCANCHDPQTMNLVITQPPLRDTLTRLGKDPDKLTTQELRTMVCAQCHVEYYFAGDKKIVTFPWDKGLTPTDVLEYYEEKDFSDWTHAKAGVREIKAQHPEYETFMGSTHAEAGLSCADCHMPYTMNGGEKISSHWWTSPLKHMNESCMTCHREGEEALKERVFYTQDKVADMMAKVGNVTVEALEAIAEADAKGGNQDALKEARALQRKGQFLVDWVGAENSMGFHNPQLIMETLNTSMDYAYQAINKATESITGVAAPKWDVEAPKTNTETMKVLHDKENAPKS, encoded by the coding sequence GTGAGAAAAGGTAAACTACTCATAGGATTGCTGGCTGTTATGATCATCAGCATAGTTGCCGTTGGCTGCTCATCGAAAACCTCGCAGCCTGTTGCTTTTCGGGCTGAAATCGCTCCTGGAACCTTATCTGTCGACGAGTACGCCAAGTATTATCCTAAACAATACGATACATTCATGAAAACTGCAGAAATGTCCAATGAAGGCAGCAAATACGGCGGTTCCGAAGAATTTGATAAGCTGACCCAGTGGCCCTTTTTGAAAGAGATTTTCGCCGGGTATGGATTTGCTATTGAATACAATGAAGATCGTGGTCATAACTACACTATTGAAGATGTCACCAAAATCAAACGAATCAATGAAAAAAGTATTGCATCTTGCTGGACCTGTAAATCGGCTAATGTAGCCGGTGTTGTCGAAGAGATGGGCGATGCCTATTATGGCGCTAATTTCCATGATCTGAAGGGTAAAATGACAGAAGGCATTACTTGCGCCAATTGTCATGATCCTCAGACCATGAATTTGGTCATCACCCAGCCACCCTTACGGGATACTCTCACCCGCTTGGGCAAAGATCCGGACAAGTTGACCACCCAAGAACTCCGCACCATGGTGTGTGCACAATGCCATGTTGAATACTATTTCGCTGGCGATAAGAAAATTGTCACCTTCCCTTGGGATAAGGGTCTTACCCCCACTGACGTCCTGGAATATTATGAAGAAAAAGATTTCTCCGACTGGACACATGCAAAAGCCGGTGTGCGCGAAATCAAGGCTCAGCATCCTGAATATGAAACCTTTATGGGCAGTACCCACGCTGAAGCCGGTTTATCCTGTGCAGACTGCCATATGCCTTACACTATGAACGGCGGCGAAAAGATCTCCTCTCACTGGTGGACCAGCCCTCTTAAGCATATGAATGAGAGCTGCATGACTTGCCATAGAGAAGGGGAGGAAGCGCTCAAAGAAAGAGTATTCTATACTCAGGACAAAGTTGCCGATATGATGGCAAAAGTAGGGAATGTCACTGTAGAAGCACTTGAAGCCATTGCTGAAGCCGACGCTAAAGGTGGAAACCAAGATGCTCTTAAAGAAGCCCGTGCATTGCAGCGTAAAGGTCAGTTCCTGGTGGATTGGGTTGGAGCAGAAAACTCCATGGGCTTCCATAATCCTCAGTTAATCATGGAAACCCTGAATACCTCCATGGACTATGCTTATCAGGCTATCAATAAGGCTACCGAGTCTATAACCGGCGTCGCAGCTCCTAAATGGGATGTAGAGGCTCCCAAAACCAACACAGAAACCATGAAAGTGTTACATGACAAGGAAAACGCCCCTAAGTCATAA
- a CDS encoding MerR family transcriptional regulator — protein sequence MLRPSKVVIILLDEEKGLYSIGTVAELIEEHPETLRVWERNGLIHPNRDKYQRKYSNNDLLRLKFIKYLMNEKGLNIAGVKQITSMYSCWYNRNCKGGGMRSSTIPINESKPCWKIEGTYCVIASDKSELCSTCEMLKTCASSSDCK from the coding sequence ATGTTAAGGCCGTCAAAGGTGGTGATAATTTTGCTGGATGAAGAAAAGGGCCTTTACAGCATTGGTACCGTAGCCGAATTAATCGAGGAGCATCCTGAAACCCTAAGAGTATGGGAGAGAAATGGTTTAATTCACCCTAATCGGGATAAGTACCAAAGAAAATATTCCAATAACGACCTCTTGCGTTTAAAATTTATTAAGTATCTTATGAATGAAAAGGGATTGAACATCGCTGGGGTTAAGCAGATCACTTCTATGTATTCCTGTTGGTACAACCGCAATTGTAAAGGTGGCGGGATGAGAAGCAGCACCATACCTATTAATGAATCCAAACCTTGCTGGAAAATTGAAGGGACTTATTGTGTTATAGCTAGTGATAAAAGTGAGCTTTGCAGTACTTGTGAAATGTTAAAGACTTGCGCTAGCTCTTCAGATTGCAAATAG
- a CDS encoding Crp/Fnr family transcriptional regulator, protein MKECAGNPFCRSLRPKLREALCAKATLTYQKAKQTQMINSVNANFEIIVKGIEFSFTVLEDGSQEGIQLLKSGDILGTHLLFERLPFPVTHLLALTDVTRCNFPIYFIEGFFHDNRDFAQALMKNLTLDHAANLSNWVHMHSKNGPEKVAYVYKKLQKLDVDMNSITQEDLALIAGVSRITVARSMKDIYKK, encoded by the coding sequence ATGAAAGAGTGTGCCGGCAATCCTTTTTGCCGCTCCCTGAGACCAAAACTGCGTGAGGCACTCTGTGCCAAGGCTACGCTCACTTATCAAAAAGCCAAGCAAACCCAAATGATCAACTCTGTCAATGCCAATTTTGAGATTATCGTTAAGGGGATCGAGTTTTCTTTTACTGTCTTGGAAGATGGCTCACAAGAGGGGATTCAGCTGCTTAAAAGCGGGGATATTCTCGGGACACATCTTTTATTCGAACGTCTTCCCTTTCCGGTTACCCATCTACTTGCTCTTACAGATGTAACCCGCTGTAATTTTCCCATCTATTTTATTGAAGGTTTCTTTCACGACAATAGAGATTTTGCTCAGGCTCTCATGAAGAACCTCACTCTGGACCACGCCGCCAATCTATCGAATTGGGTGCATATGCATTCTAAAAATGGACCTGAGAAAGTTGCCTATGTCTATAAAAAACTGCAAAAGCTTGATGTGGACATGAATTCCATAACTCAAGAAGATCTGGCTTTAATTGCAGGAGTCAGCCGAATTACCGTTGCCCGGTCCATGAAAGATATCTATAAAAAGTAA